Below is a genomic region from Rosa chinensis cultivar Old Blush chromosome 5, RchiOBHm-V2, whole genome shotgun sequence.
GGGATCAGAGAACATCTGCGCCTGTGGATTCTGTGCCTGACCCTTAGGAACAAATAACAACCCATTTTCCTGGCAATATCACAACAACTTGACTTCAGCAATAAGAACTAGAAGACCAGAACCTACTGTCAGCAAAATAACCTTCTTTAAAGAACCCTAAAGGTGTCAACAGCTAAAGCATATAAATTACAGCCCAGAAAAGCATTACAGTTTCTCACATTCGGCTTCTCGCAGCAAAATCTCATGATTTTAATTGGAAACCATCTCTTTAAATGTCACTCAAAGCTGAATTTTTTCGATAAAAAATGAGCTTAAGCAACTATTGCTCTGAGCCAAATTACAAAGTTCATAATGCTCAGCTCAACAACACATTAACACTACAAAGTAACGGACATTCTTTTCGGTTTACGATTTGCAGATGAACACATGTAAAACTAGTGCGTTAAGTGCTCAATAAGCAATTAGAGTGAGGATTATAAGCAAACCTCGTTGCTGAAGTAAAATCGGCGAGCGCGAAACGACTTGGGAGGTATGAAATTAGCAGAAGCACGCAAATTCCGAGCCCTAATAACCAATTGCCTGAGAATTTCAACTTCACAAAGTTAGATAAACTGTAAATAAGTAATGAATACGGGCATGTAAGCATGTTGAAATTAGGGTTAAGGATACACAGACCCTTCTTTGACGATTTTGGCATCGGGGACTTGGCTGGAGCGCATGAGCTTGGAGACGAAGTATCGGAGGACTCCGATGAGGACCATGACGACCGAGAGAGGGATCAGAACCCAGTCTCTGATCGCCGTGTCTAGCACCAGATCTGCCGCCATTGTTGGAGCTCGGAGCTAAAACGACACCGTCTCTGCTCGTTtcgggtctctctctctcaactaaTATCTATTCCGAGAGACTTGAGGGTTGTTTTTGATCCCGGTTCAGCCGTCCAGGTAGCAAATGGCTAGAGACGGATTTCGAGGCTATTTTAGTCATTTTTGAATTGTTGGGCATCATGTAACGGCCCAAATCTTAATGAGAAGAATTCTGACCCGGTAGTTGTATCGGTTATtcatgttttcaatttttttattgaattgGACATCTGGTTAAAATTAGGGGTGGATTTGGATCCATCGGTTCGATTTTGTCTTACTAGTCGCTAACTGAGTCGATGAGTCCCGTTTCCCTGGTCAGTTACTGACCAGAGATTATTTGCTCAACTACCGTCGGTGGATTTGGATCCATCGGTTCGATTTTGTCTTACTAGTCGCTAACTGAGTCGATGAGTCCCGTTCCCCTGGTCAGTTACTGACCAGAGATTATTTGCTCAACTACCGTCCGATTaaaatcggacggttgacagatcTCATCTCTGAAAAATCTAGATACATGTCAACCGttcgatttcaatcggacggtagtTAAGCAAATAATCCCTGATCAgtagctgaccaggggaacatcTCTGCTGAATCGATCAATCGATGACTTtggttttttacttttcaaaacCCGAACCgattacaaaatacaaaaagTGGCATTGTCGATTCAGTAATTATTAATACATATAAAATAAGTTTCAATAAATTGTAACACCGAGCAAACAAGATGACGTATAGTGCACTCTCCTTCCTAGCCTTATCTGAAGTTTCGGTTTATTGGTAACTTTTGATCAGAAGTGTTGGATGATGTTTCTTCTGCcttcgtaattttttttttggtggagaCACTTGATATCTTTCAGTcttgaggaagaaaaagaaaaagaatctgctctggagtaaCAAAAGTTCATAGGGGGTAGAATAACCTCTAGGTATTATTGATCTTGCCAAGTTTTGAGAAAGATGCTTAACCTTTGCTGGTAGTATTTGCTAGGAGATCGAGGTTGCTTCATTCATTCCTTTGCTCTAAATAATTAGTTTGGTATCTATTACAAATATGTTGCTAGCTTAATTTATTTGGTTCCAGTCTTATGGCTTTGAGGACTTGCAATATTATAACCTTGATTCACTGATCATGGCTTTTGTGTCCTTCCCAATCATTACCAATAACATAATATACAGGAATACCATGCAAATTTCGCATGTTAATCCTGTCTATACCATCCATAAAAATTCTAAGAAAATTACAGCTAACAATGCCTTTGGTAATTTTCATCCACCATTTTCAGGCCAACCTTTGATTCAAAGAAGGCACAGAGAGTTGTTGATGGAGCCGATATTCTGTGCTAAAAACTCACCAGAAGGTGCAGGCGGACAAGATCAGCAGGATCCACGAACTCTCGAAAAACTGCTGAAACTGTACGAAGccatgaagaacaaagatgTTCTCGAGTTATCGGAGGTCATAGCAGATGAACCCGTGTGTGCAGGCAACTTATCCTCAATCATCCAACCCCTTCGAGGAAAAAAGGTAAAGTTGATTAATTTTAATCTTATAGAGCCTTTATTGTAAAAGTTAGTTTCCTTCACCATTTTGTTGGTACTTTTCTTCCTGTTGCAGAAAGTGGTGGATTTTTTCCTAAATCTAATCCGACACCTAGGAACTGAAATTGACTTTTTTGTAAAACCAACATTACATGATGGGATGAAAGTTGGTGTTGAGTGGGCTTTAGGTACATCCTTATTCTCAAAACATCGATGGTCGATGAGGTTATGGAACCTTTTTCTTCAAGATCGATCAAATCTGATTCCATCTACTTTCTGATATGTTTGGCTACTTATATGCAGGGTGGAGCAAAACGCATACGCCTTTTGGAAAGGGTTTTAGCTACCATATATCCCACCACTACAAGGGGAAGGTGGTGATAAAGTGagtccagttttgcttctgctttTGCTTCTGTATTATTTCAAAGATAATCACTACAAACAAGTAACTCGATCAAAGTCGAATAGAACCTAGCTAGGTAAAGTAAATTTGCACCGATATATTTGTTCGATAAACTCACGTTTGGAGTTCTCTATCTTTTTTTCAGAAATGCAGAGATGTTCACGGAACCACTCCGGCATATTCCTTCCAGGATGGTACGTTCTAGTGTCTATTTTCATGCAAATATCTCACACTAAAccgtcttttttttctttctttttttgggtgtgTATCTTAGTAAACTGGCTGTCATAACAAGAGAATTTTCACCTCATGATAAAGATCCTGAACATCATGTGCAACATTTAGAAGATGCCCGAATTCGATAAACTCATTTGAACCAATCTCATCATTATCAAACATAGAAAAAGGCTGCTGGCAGTTGAAGCATCTTCGTTGTTGATGTTACTGTGTGATAAAATTTGAACCAAGTTGAATTTTTGCATGTGCACTTGAGTTTTTGCAGTTGGAGCCATTTACTACTTCCTGCAATTACGTTTGTTCTAATTTCCTATTACATCTAcagaaaatgatggaaattatGACTGCTTTAACGGAGAAGATGGGTTCCAATGCAATATTCAAGGGTTGGGGAAGCAAAGTAGCATTGAGTATCCTCCTTGTGTTCATCATAGCTGCATTTCTAATCACTTTGATGCTCATCTCGCATTAAGTCTTTCACTCGAGGTGCTGCAGATACTAATCTTATGTAATGAAACCATTTGAAATTCTTCCTCCACCGTGTCAGCGGAAAATGATGAAGAAAGCTCAGACGAATCTGAGATGGAGTTGTAAATATTATTGACCCTGCTTGGTTTGCCGAGTCCAAGCATGGGATAAATGTAACCATTATTCTACAAGGACTGTAAAACTAAAATTCAAACTTGTCCGCGCTTTCAGGCCATGCTGTGGTATGGGTGACCCCAAAAGCAGGATGGGCAGCCTTGGTGTAAAGGAGTACATGCCTGCTTAACATATCACAGTTTGGGGCCGATCATTTTACCATTAGCCAGAAAAAAGGTTACCTTCTAAGAATAAGAACTTCAATACTTTGAAACTGTACGCAAATATATTTACTATTCGATACAGCAAATGAAACAAATCACAGTTAAACCTGTGTTTTCTGCCAAGGAACAAGATACACCAGTTGcagttaaaaacttaaaactaaCACTTCCTGCGATCCGACATATTACAAACAAAGGTCCTTCCAGGCTGTACAGAGCATTTATCATTCTGTGACAGTTTTAAAGGTTAGGAGAAGACCACTACAAAGAACTAAAAGACAAGGCAATGGCCGCATACCAAGAAACTTCTTGCGGTGACCAAAGCACACATAAGATTCTaaatataatcaaccaatacATGTAAAACAGCATATCACCTAGGCTCCTAGCCACGTCAGtgcaccaaaaagaaaaaaaaggttctgCCCTATCTTCTCTACCATCAGAAGAGACCAGATGGCAAATGTCCCATGCCCTGCAAGAAAACAAACAGAGTTACTTTGGAAATATCAGGCATACGATAAGCAGAAGAAGCATTTTGGGGAAAGCACCACAACCTAAGCAAATATGGTGGTGCTTTGAGCAAAGACGCTAAAAATCAAAAATGTAACAGAAAGCACAACTAAGAGAGAAATGACGAAGATTAACCAAATGGAACTTATACTAACCGGTCAAGACTACCACAAATCATGACTGTTTGATGAAATGATAGCGGTCTAACATCTCTTGAACCCCCAGAGCAGATATGCTTTCGCATCCAAGAAGCTCATGGAGCTTTGGATCACATACAATCACCATAGAATTTACAGGATCCTACATAAATACAACCGAAACCACAATCAGTCTCATTTCCGAATGACCaaatgtctaggatgaacagGGAAATCTCAAAACCGACAGGTCATCCTTCATCAATGATAGAAAGGAATGTATTCCCACCTCCAAATTGTTAGCCTTTACATATTCCCAAACAAGTCTTATTGCCTCAGATTTGAGCATCTCCCTCCCTTCCAAACCCAGAAACTTAGCTAGTGCTTCAGATATTGTAACAGTAGAGGAACCAGGTTGAGTATTATCAGTGTCAGTTGCAGACTCAGCATCTAACTTTACTCGCTTAGCTTGAGTTGGCTCCTCTGCATTTATAAAAGATAAAGATTATTAACTTAAGCAAAGATGTCACGAAATAAAAGATGTTACAAATTTCACAAAGTTCGCATACTTTTAGGTCCAAGGGTTATTATATGCTTGGACAGCAGCTTATTCATCTTGAACATGTCAGTACAATCAGTCTCAAATACCACGCGCAAGGCATCATCACAAATAATCTTTCTCTTATTACTTGGATCTTGGAGGTTGTTTTTCCTTATATATGCCCAGAGCTGCTTCACAATCTGAAAtaagtaaaacaaaaattaacacAAACGCACATTGAGATTTATATAAAAACACTTGGCCACGTAAAATGGACTTGACAAGCAGTATAAATAGAGAATCTTGATGGATTTGGGAGTAACAACCTCGGTCCTTGGCAAGGCCGGTTCACCAACAACAACCTGAAGCTCAGGTGAGACACCACAGACTTTATTTAAACCCCCAGCCCCACcccttcttttggttccagtaGTCGGAGCACTGAAATTTACGCGAGGCACAAACACGGCAagtcatatatattgacatTACAAATGCTAAATCGCAACATAAAATAAACAGTGAGTCCTTATAGAGCATACAACTACAAAACAACAAGATGAGACTAGAACTATGAATTAATAACAGGATGATGCTACTTTTGAACTAATTACCCGAGACAGATAATCCTCCATATTTTTATACAAAGATTAATGTGCAGCTGAACAGATAAAAACTAGTTTGATTAGCTACAGTTCTTTAAGCATGCTGGCTGGCTGGCTCTTGAACAAACTTTATGGCAGACGTACCACAGCCACGCTCTATTTAATTAGAGTGAGACATAAGTAAACAGTAAACACTGACCCTTAACGATTTGTGTTTCATATTTGAGGAACCGGGCCAAAATTGCAACAGTTTTGACTATTATATGAAAGATGATATGATGGCAGAAAGGTTGAAAATTTCCCATAACAATAATAAGAAATTCAAAATGCTTTTCATACGTTTGTTTCCACATTTGCTacaaaacaattttcaaaactTATGTTATCAGGCTTAATTTAAGCAGACAAAGAAAAGCATTATAATTTAGAACAAGCCAATAACAGGGACATGGAGCAGTAAAATCAGTAAAAAAACCGTGCAGTAACAAGCAAACTATGCAAATTAATCCACCGTGGTAATTCGCAACAGGTAAAATGAATTCCATTTGAAATCAAACCTCGTCGAATTCGAacaaattgaaaaccctaaaaaccaCCATTTCATTTCCGATTTCGAATTGTGCAAATTAAAGGGGCAAACCTGTCTTTGGGCGGTTCCGGGGCGACGGCGGTGGCATTCTGGGAGGCGAGGACCTCGAACTTGGGAGGCGGCTGCTGCGGCAGGGCCACCGGACGCCGGAGCTGCTGCTGAGGCGGCTGCTGCGCCTGGAAGGTGTAGGCCTCAGGGGGAGGGCGGGAGTGGGGGTGGAGGGCAAAATGGGAAGGAAATTGTTGGGGGAGGAATGGTGTGGGAGCGAACTGAGGGTGGTGGTGGTAAGGGTTGTGGTGGAGGGCAAAATGGTCTTTTGGTGGGGGCGGTtggggttgttgttgttgttgttggtggtggtgCAGGGGATAGGGGCGGAGGAGGAAGCTGATCTGGTCGCGAATGAAGGCAGCCTTGTGGGAGAGGTCCAACCCTAGCTTGGCCTCGAGCTGCTGAACGACGCCGTTTACGGAGGTGACGTTGTTAGGGCCTTGTTGACGGAGCACAGTCTCCACCCCTTCGGCTATTTCTTGGTCCGACACCATCCCTCCTACATAAATATTAAACAGAATAAACCGAAAAAACAAACGCTCTCtagcccctctctctctctctctcagtccccttctgctctctctctatctctgtctctatctctctcttcctctctgtctctctctactCTTTTTAACCTCTATCATCTTTTATAATATTTGAAATGACGAGTCTGTCCCGTTGGTTTTATCCATGGTTCATTAGTCTTATCTGTAATATCAAATTTTTTGAACTTATCCGACGTAGGAAAATTTTATTATGCACCTATGGTGCAAATGAATCAATAGATTCAGTAGATCTCACCGGTAGATATTTACGgataattttcttttctaataaCAAAATACATCTAGTCGTCTATTTaagttggtgcaagtgcacgtcaaTGCACTTGATACTCTCTAGTGTCAGAAAGAAATAGTTTGATTTCATATTTTCATGGTTTCCTTTTTGAAATTTGTATAATTCAGCATGTAAAATTTATTATGGATGACAACTCATTTGATACGAAATTAATAATTACCgaatataaattaataattcaaAAATTTACTAACATAAGGACGATTCTTTACAATTTACGCCAAAAAAGAGTAATAAATGTTGGTGTAAGTACACATCGGTGCActgaatattttatttttttgatgtgTCGGAAAGAAGTGAAAGAACATATTTTAGGGATTTGATTTTATGTTTTCATGGTTtcctttttgaaatttttataattCAGCATGTAAAATTTATTATGAATAACAACTCATTGGATACGACATTAATAATTACcaaatataaattaataatttaaatatttactAACATAAGGCCGATATCTTTAGAATTTATGCCAAAAAGAGTAATAACATGGCTCGCACTACAGTGTTTGGAAGAGATGTTTATTTATGTGATTAGAGGATAGGCCTAATGACCTAATTAACTCGTAAATAGCAACTATAAAGATTATTGGCTCCTATTTATGATGAGGATTTTGGTATTAATTTCTTCCCGTTGTATGAGTTGTCAGATATATtgaagatcactttcctctctaaaaaaaaaaagaggaaaggaATTTAAAGTGTTTGCACTTACACCAATAGAAATTGACGACTAGATAAGAT
It encodes:
- the LOC112166102 gene encoding uncharacterized protein LOC112166102 isoform X1, with the translated sequence MAFVSFPIITNNIIYRNTMQISHVNPVYTIHKNSKKITANNAFGNFHPPFSGQPLIQRRHRELLMEPIFCAKNSPEGAGGQDQQDPRTLEKLLKLYEAMKNKDVLELSEVIADEPVCAGNLSSIIQPLRGKKKVVDFFLNLIRHLGTEIDFFVKPTLHDGMKVGVEWALGWSKTHTPFGKGFSYHISHHYKGKVVIKNAEMFTEPLRHIPSRMKMMEIMTALTEKMGSNAIFKGWGSKVALSILLVFIIAAFLITLMLISH
- the LOC112166102 gene encoding uncharacterized protein LOC112166102 isoform X2; the encoded protein is MEPIFCAKNSPEGAGGQDQQDPRTLEKLLKLYEAMKNKDVLELSEVIADEPVCAGNLSSIIQPLRGKKKVVDFFLNLIRHLGTEIDFFVKPTLHDGMKVGVEWALGWSKTHTPFGKGFSYHISHHYKGKVVIKNAEMFTEPLRHIPSRMKMMEIMTALTEKMGSNAIFKGWGSKVALSILLVFIIAAFLITLMLISH
- the LOC112166101 gene encoding uncharacterized protein LOC112166101; translated protein: MVSDQEIAEGVETVLRQQGPNNVTSVNGVVQQLEAKLGLDLSHKAAFIRDQISFLLRPYPLHHHQQQQQQPQPPPPKDHFALHHNPYHHHPQFAPTPFLPQQFPSHFALHPHSRPPPEAYTFQAQQPPQQQLRRPVALPQQPPPKFEVLASQNATAVAPEPPKDSAPTTGTKRRGGAGGLNKVCGVSPELQVVVGEPALPRTEIVKQLWAYIRKNNLQDPSNKRKIICDDALRVVFETDCTDMFKMNKLLSKHIITLGPKKEPTQAKRVKLDAESATDTDNTQPGSSTVTISEALAKFLGLEGREMLKSEAIRLVWEYVKANNLEDPVNSMVIVCDPKLHELLGCESISALGVQEMLDRYHFIKQS